TGCCGATGTACAGGAAGGCCATGATCCAGGTGTGGCGGGCCCGGACGGCCTCCTTCGCGGCGCCGGTGTCGTTCTTCACGGGGGCGAGGTTGTCCATGAAGAGCGCGGCGCAGGTGGCGGCGACGACGACCAGCGGCAGGTAGACGCCGAGCACGATCCTCGGGTGCACGGCGCCCGCGGTGCCGATGACGAGGAGGCCGACGAGCTGGACGACGGGCACGCCGATGTTGCCGCCGCCCGCGTTGAGCCCGAGCGCCCAGCCCTTCTTCCGCAGCGGGAAGAAGGCGTTGATGTTGGTCATCGAGGAGGCGAAGTTGCCGCCGCCGACGCCGGTGAGCGCCGCGACCAGGACGAAGGTGGTGTACGAGGTCCCGGGCTCCATGACCGCGAAGGCCAGGCCGGTGGGCAGCAGGAGCAGCAGGGCGCTGAACACCGTCCAGTTGCGGCCGCCGAAGCGGGCGACGGAGAAGGTGTACGGGATGCGGATCAGCGCGCCGACGAAGGTCGCGGTCCCGATCAGGAAGAACTTGCCGGCCGCGTCGACGCCGTACTGCGGTCCCATGAAGAGCACCATGACCGACCACAGGCTCCAGACGGAGAAGCCGATGTGCTCGGAGAGGACGGAGTAGAGCAGGTTCCGTCGTGCGATCCGCTCACCCTTCTCGCGCCAGAAGGTCTCGTCCTCCGGCTCCCACTGTTCGATCCACCGGCCGCCCATGTCGTACCTCCGCGGGTGTCGGGTCCTGGGGCGTCCACAGCCCCGGTCCACCTGTCCACGACGCTAGGGAGGCCGCGTTTCGGCCCGGTGCCGCGAGGTGACGTCAGCGGAACCTTGCTCTCACCCGGAGCGCGGAGCCCCTGTGAGCGCGGGCCCCCCTTTCCCGGCTCGGTTCGCCTCCGGGCGCCTGCAGCCGGGCTCACGGCCCCGACCGTGCTCGACCCCCTTCGTTCCTCAGGGGGCCTCCGCGCGCTCGGGGCCGTTCCCCGCGGGCGCGCGACAGCCCCGGCTCAGGCCTCCGGCAGCCCCGGCTCCCCCTCGGGCAGCCAGGACCCCGCCGGGCGGGCGTGCCAGCCCTCCCTGGCGCCGATCTCGGCGGCCGCGGCCCGCAGCGCGTCCAGACCGGGGTGG
This sequence is a window from Streptomyces sp. NBC_00691. Protein-coding genes within it:
- a CDS encoding nitrate/nitrite transporter, with amino-acid sequence MGGRWIEQWEPEDETFWREKGERIARRNLLYSVLSEHIGFSVWSLWSVMVLFMGPQYGVDAAGKFFLIGTATFVGALIRIPYTFSVARFGGRNWTVFSALLLLLPTGLAFAVMEPGTSYTTFVLVAALTGVGGGNFASSMTNINAFFPLRKKGWALGLNAGGGNIGVPVVQLVGLLVIGTAGAVHPRIVLGVYLPLVVVAATCAALFMDNLAPVKNDTGAAKEAVRARHTWIMAFLYIGTFGSFIGYSFAFGLVLQTQFGRTPLQAASLTFIGPLLGSLIRPIGGSLADRHGGARITLGTFAAMALATGVVIYASVIESLTVFLVGFIGLFVLSGLGNGSTYKMIPAIFLAQGHRKGLAGETAEAYGRRLSGAAMGLIGAVGALGGLGINLAFRQSFQTSGTGTAAFVAFLAFYAACMVVTWAVYLRSPAAVPSGVSSTASSGASEDAGNVTEPETRPGYAKV